In Rhododendron vialii isolate Sample 1 chromosome 9a, ASM3025357v1, the following are encoded in one genomic region:
- the LOC131299647 gene encoding uncharacterized protein LOC131299647 — protein MQLIQDFNKVTVKHVSRSMNTEANSLAQASTGLRLAPETIRKIMTVQKRLLPSVRRRGLGLEVFTYDFTGEELDDELENDWRTHIISFLKRPHHRASRKLRRRAMSYILVGDELYKKSFEDDLLLRCLGHPEAMRVMSEVHEGICGAHQSGIKMRWLIRRGWALDVIEKIYPPSSGNHTYILVATDYFTKWAEAVPLKSVDQQEVIKVIKERIIHRFGLPEHLVADRGTIFMGEQVVNFAAQQNIIMFNSTPYYAQGNGQAKSTNRTLVNIIEKMVDDNPRAWHELLSAALWAYRTSKKEATNITPYMLVFGHDPVLPMEVAMKSARIAYQHGLTPADYTQAMLVELEDLDEVRLTTLDHMLVQKRRVARSYDKRVRKKRFSKGGLVWKAVFPLGEKNSRYGNGSPT, from the exons atgcaattaattcaagattttaATAAGGTCACGGTCAAACACGTCTCAAGGAGTATGAACACTGAAGCCAACAGCTTGGCTCAGGCCTCTACAGGCCTGAGGTTAGCTCCAGAAACTATTCGTAAGATTATGACAGTCCAAAAGAGATTGTTACCTTCTGTAAGGAGAAGAGGTCTAGGACTGGAAGTATTTACTTATGATTTCACGGGAGAAGAGTTAGACGATGAGCTCGAGAACGATTGGCGTACACATATTATTTCTTTCCTCAAGAGGCCCCATCATAGAGCCTCAAGGAAATTAAGAAGAAGAGCTATGAGCTATATCCTCGTGGGTgatgaattatacaagaaaagcttTGAGGATGACTTacttttaaggtgtttagggCACCCTGAGGCCATGAGGGTCATGAGTGAGGTCCACGAAGGAATCTGTGGAGCCCATCAATCTGGGATAAAGATGAGATGGTTGATCAGAAG AGGCTGGGCCCTTGATGTGATTGAAAAAATTTATCCGCCCTCTTCTGgaaatcatacttacatcttggttgccacagactattttactaaatgGGCAGAAGCGGTGCCATTAAAGTCTGTGGATCAACAAGAAGTAATCAAGGTGATCAAGGAaagaatcatccataggttTGGACTGCCTGAACACTTGGTTGCAGATAGGGGTACAATATTCATGGGAGAACAAGTGGTTAATTTTGCTGCCCAACAAAACATCATTATGTTCAACTCTACTCCTTACTATGCACAAGGGAATGGCCAGGCCAAGTCCACCAATAGGACTTTGGTCAATATTATAGAAAAGATGGTGGACGACAACCCAAGGGCTTGGCATGAGTTACTTTCTGCGGCTTTATGGGCCTACAGAACTTCAAAGAAGGAAGCTACCAATATAACCCCTTATATGTTGGTGTTTGGACACGACCCAGTCCTACCAATGGAGGTGGCAATGAAGTCAGCAAGGATAGCATATCAACATGGCCTCACTCCTGCAGATTATACTCAGGCTATGTTGGTAGAACTTGAAGACTTAGATGAAGTTAGACTCACGACCCTTGACCACATGTTggttcagaaaagaagagttGCTAGATCTTATGACAAACGCGTGAGAAAGAAGAGGTTTTCTAAAGGTGGCTTGGTTTGGAAAGCTGTATTTCCTTTAGGGGAAAAGAATTCAAGATATGGCAACGGGTCCCCGACCTAG